From the genome of Alosa alosa isolate M-15738 ecotype Scorff River chromosome 20, AALO_Geno_1.1, whole genome shotgun sequence, one region includes:
- the chrac1 gene encoding chromatin accessibility complex protein 1, which yields MSGDNVDGKVAPNSKNVSLPMSRVKLIMKSSPDVSNINQEALFLTTKATELFVQHLARSSYKNGSGKGKNTLSYSDLANAAEGTDNFQFLIDILPKKILARDYLKSLEERGEEDDI from the exons atgtctggagataacgtggatGGCAAAGTTGCACCAAACAGCAAAAATGTTTCACTGCCAATGTCCCGAGTGAAGCTGATAATGAAAAGTTCTCCAGATGTTTCAAATATTAACCAGGAAGCCCTCTTTTTAACAACAAAAGCAACG GAGCTCTTTGTACAGCATCTAGCTCGGTCCTCGTATAAGAATGGATCTGGGAAAGGAAAGAACACACTTTCATACAGTGACCTCGCCAACGCTGCAGAGGGGACAGACAACTTCCAGTTTCTAATTG ATATCCTTCCAAAGAAGATATTGGCAAGGGATTACCTGAAGTCTCTGGAagaaaggggagaggaagatgaTATCTAA
- the si:ch211-57n23.1 gene encoding uncharacterized protein si:ch211-57n23.1 isoform X1 — protein MIRFERLLVEESCSRPDPANKWCVAGLEVRSLHRLRLSNSSAVRALHWCSKFELFSKVDMGRSWLPIGLILCVWCPAHGQELDQTQGDWDDWGSGVQDLLLAGFPADSPFVSETLGRPVNCTQRFWLPPSSPVCWDDVVGQEEFEQTRLLALQNRAALEAVSVASGLDEGGPTYDEQARQDVQVVQADHQELVQTAETMEKVFFSLEDKRREGTDHYTFSSIKEQLTNTRASLHSREELAALLEDKLSILERSLDLMQLRLAKLLARRW, from the exons ATGATTAGGTTTGAACGCCTCCTGGTAGAAGAAAGTTGTTCAAGACCTGATCCGGCAAACAAATGGTGCGTCGCTGGTTTAGAAGTCCGCAGTCTCCACCGACTCAGACTTTCCAATAGCTCAGCCGTGAGAGCACTTCACTGGTGCTCGAAGTTCGAGCTCTTCTCCAAG GTGGACATGGGGCGATCTTGGCTGCCCATTGGTCTCATCCTCTGTGTCTGGTGCCCCGCACACGGACAGGAGCTGGACCAGACGCAGGGTGACTGGGACGACTGGGGCTCGGGTGTCCAGGACCTCCTGCTGGCCGGCTTCCCTGCGGACAGCCCCTTTGTCTCGGAGACCCTGGGCAGACCTGTTAACTGCACCCAGCGCTTCTGgctgcccccctcctccccggTCTGCTGGGACGACGTTGTTGGGCAGGAGGAGTTTGAGCAGACCCGCCTGCTGGCTCTCCAGAACCGGGCAGCACTGGAGGCTGTGTCGGTGGCCAGCGGCCTGGACGAAGGAGGGCCCACGTACGATGAACAGGCCCGTCAGGACGTGCAGGTGGTTCAGGCTGATCACCAAGAGCTGGTCCAGACTGCCGAGACCATGGAGAAGGTTTTCTTCTCTTTAGAggacaagaggagagagggcacTGATCATTATACCTTTTCCAG TATAAAGGAGCAGCTGACCAACACCAGAGCCTCGCTCCATAGTCGAGAGGAACTGGCCGCACTTCTGGAGGACAAGCTCTCCATTCTGGAGAGGTCCCTGGATCTCATGCAACTTCGGCTAGCCAAACTGCTGGCACGGAGATGGTAG
- the si:ch211-57n23.1 gene encoding uncharacterized protein si:ch211-57n23.1 isoform X2 — MLLFQVDMGRSWLPIGLILCVWCPAHGQELDQTQGDWDDWGSGVQDLLLAGFPADSPFVSETLGRPVNCTQRFWLPPSSPVCWDDVVGQEEFEQTRLLALQNRAALEAVSVASGLDEGGPTYDEQARQDVQVVQADHQELVQTAETMEKVFFSLEDKRREGTDHYTFSSIKEQLTNTRASLHSREELAALLEDKLSILERSLDLMQLRLAKLLARRW; from the exons ATGTTGTTGTTTCAGGTGGACATGGGGCGATCTTGGCTGCCCATTGGTCTCATCCTCTGTGTCTGGTGCCCCGCACACGGACAGGAGCTGGACCAGACGCAGGGTGACTGGGACGACTGGGGCTCGGGTGTCCAGGACCTCCTGCTGGCCGGCTTCCCTGCGGACAGCCCCTTTGTCTCGGAGACCCTGGGCAGACCTGTTAACTGCACCCAGCGCTTCTGgctgcccccctcctccccggTCTGCTGGGACGACGTTGTTGGGCAGGAGGAGTTTGAGCAGACCCGCCTGCTGGCTCTCCAGAACCGGGCAGCACTGGAGGCTGTGTCGGTGGCCAGCGGCCTGGACGAAGGAGGGCCCACGTACGATGAACAGGCCCGTCAGGACGTGCAGGTGGTTCAGGCTGATCACCAAGAGCTGGTCCAGACTGCCGAGACCATGGAGAAGGTTTTCTTCTCTTTAGAggacaagaggagagagggcacTGATCATTATACCTTTTCCAG TATAAAGGAGCAGCTGACCAACACCAGAGCCTCGCTCCATAGTCGAGAGGAACTGGCCGCACTTCTGGAGGACAAGCTCTCCATTCTGGAGAGGTCCCTGGATCTCATGCAACTTCGGCTAGCCAAACTGCTGGCACGGAGATGGTAG